Proteins encoded within one genomic window of Ideonella dechloratans:
- a CDS encoding alpha/beta fold hydrolase gives MNGTLVFSHGNSFPAGTYRQLLDIWAEAGLTVRAVPMFGHDPAYPVASNWRALRDQLIQFIEDQQAGEPVWLVGHSLGGLLSLMAACRRPDLARGLVMLDSPVITGWRAQSVAVFKRSGLIRKVSPGKVAQQRRHHWPDLASVKQHFASKPVFARWDPRVLDDYVAAGFVEAPQGGVQLRFSREVETRIYNTLPDHLGALLRRHPPRCPVGFIAGTQSAEMRQGGTAAARALAQHRFVRFEGTHLYPMERPQDTAQQVLALLADMA, from the coding sequence ATGAACGGCACCCTGGTCTTCTCGCACGGCAACAGCTTCCCGGCCGGCACCTACCGGCAACTGCTGGACATCTGGGCCGAGGCCGGCCTGACGGTGCGGGCGGTGCCGATGTTCGGCCACGACCCGGCCTACCCGGTGGCCAGCAACTGGCGGGCCCTGCGCGACCAGCTGATCCAATTCATCGAAGACCAGCAGGCTGGTGAACCGGTCTGGCTGGTGGGGCACTCGCTGGGCGGTCTGCTCAGCCTGATGGCGGCCTGCCGGCGCCCGGACCTGGCCCGCGGCTTGGTGATGCTGGACTCGCCGGTCATCACCGGCTGGCGGGCGCAGAGCGTGGCCGTGTTCAAGCGCAGCGGGCTGATCCGGAAGGTCTCGCCAGGCAAGGTGGCGCAACAGCGGCGCCACCACTGGCCGGATCTGGCCAGCGTGAAGCAGCACTTCGCCAGCAAGCCGGTGTTCGCCCGCTGGGACCCGCGGGTGCTGGATGACTATGTGGCCGCCGGTTTCGTCGAAGCCCCGCAAGGCGGCGTGCAACTGCGCTTCAGCCGCGAGGTGGAAACGCGCATCTACAACACCCTGCCCGACCATCTGGGCGCCCTGCTGCGCCGCCACCCGCCCCGCTGCCCGGTGGGCTTCATCGCCGGCACCCAGTCGGCCGAGATGCGCCAGGGTGGCACGGCCGCGGCACGGGCCCTGGCCCAGCACCGCTTTGTCCGCTTCGAGGGCACGCACCTCTACCCGATGGAGCGTCCCCAGGACACGGCACAGCAGGTGCTGGCCCTGCTGGCCGACATGGCGTGA
- a CDS encoding CTP synthase, whose protein sequence is MTKFVFVTGGVVSSLGKGIASASLAAVLESRGLKVTLIKLDPYLNVDPGTMSPFQHGEVFVTDDGAETDLDLGHYERFITTRMKKANNFTSGQIYKTVLEKERRGDYLGKTVQVIPHVTNEIQEYVKRGAGFGTPEAVDVAIVEIGGTVGDIESLPFLEAVRQLSLKLGPTNTAFVHLTYVPYIKAAGELKTKPTQHTVQKLREIGIQPDVLLCRADREVPADEREKISLFTNVPLHGVISMWDVDTIYKVPRVLHEQGLDEQICMKLQLLTKPADLKIWDDLVYEVEHPRGEVTIAMCGKYTDLSDSYKSLNEALRHAGLKNHVRVKIEYVDSETLTPENAAQELGAYDAVLVPGGFGKRGVEGKICAAQFARETQVPYLGICLGMQVATIEYARHKAGLAGANSTEFEPEAPHKVIALIDEWQDADGTIQKRDASSDLGGTMRLGAQSSDVKPGTLAFDIYGPVVTERHRHRYEANEHYLDALQKAGLVISAITQREKLTEIVELPRQVHPWFVGVQFHPEFKSTPWDGHPLFNSYIKAALDHQAARAKA, encoded by the coding sequence ATGACCAAGTTCGTCTTCGTCACCGGCGGTGTGGTGTCCTCCTTGGGCAAGGGCATCGCGTCGGCCTCTCTCGCAGCGGTCCTGGAATCGCGCGGCCTCAAGGTCACCCTCATCAAGCTGGACCCGTACCTCAACGTGGACCCGGGCACGATGTCCCCGTTCCAGCACGGTGAGGTCTTCGTCACCGACGACGGCGCCGAAACCGATCTGGACCTGGGCCACTACGAACGCTTCATCACCACGCGGATGAAGAAGGCCAACAACTTCACCAGCGGCCAGATCTACAAGACCGTGTTGGAGAAGGAACGCCGCGGCGACTACCTGGGCAAGACGGTGCAGGTCATCCCGCACGTCACCAACGAAATCCAGGAATACGTCAAGCGCGGCGCCGGCTTCGGCACGCCCGAGGCGGTGGATGTGGCCATCGTCGAGATCGGTGGCACCGTGGGCGACATCGAGTCCCTGCCCTTCCTGGAGGCCGTGCGCCAGCTCAGCCTGAAGCTGGGCCCGACCAACACTGCCTTCGTGCACCTCACCTACGTGCCCTACATCAAGGCCGCGGGCGAGCTGAAGACCAAGCCCACCCAGCACACGGTGCAGAAGCTGCGCGAGATCGGCATCCAGCCCGATGTGCTGCTGTGCCGCGCCGACCGCGAGGTGCCGGCCGACGAGCGCGAGAAGATCTCGCTGTTCACCAACGTGCCGCTGCACGGTGTGATCTCCATGTGGGACGTGGACACCATCTACAAGGTGCCGCGCGTGCTGCACGAGCAGGGCCTGGACGAGCAGATCTGCATGAAGCTGCAGTTGCTGACCAAGCCGGCCGACCTGAAGATCTGGGACGACCTGGTCTATGAGGTGGAGCATCCGCGCGGCGAGGTCACCATCGCCATGTGCGGCAAGTACACCGACCTGTCGGACTCCTACAAGTCGCTCAACGAGGCCCTGCGCCACGCCGGCCTGAAGAACCACGTGCGGGTCAAGATCGAATACGTCGATTCCGAGACCCTGACCCCGGAGAACGCGGCCCAGGAACTCGGCGCCTATGACGCCGTGCTGGTGCCCGGCGGCTTCGGCAAGCGCGGCGTGGAAGGCAAGATTTGCGCGGCCCAGTTCGCCCGCGAGACCCAGGTGCCCTATCTGGGCATCTGCCTGGGCATGCAGGTGGCCACCATCGAATACGCCCGCCACAAGGCCGGCCTGGCCGGTGCCAACTCCACCGAGTTCGAGCCCGAGGCCCCGCACAAGGTCATCGCCCTGATCGACGAGTGGCAGGATGCCGACGGCACCATCCAGAAGCGCGACGCCAGCTCCGACCTGGGCGGCACGATGCGCCTGGGCGCCCAGAGCTCCGACGTCAAGCCCGGCACTCTGGCCTTCGACATCTACGGCCCGGTCGTGACCGAGCGCCACCGCCACCGCTACGAGGCCAACGAGCACTACCTGGACGCGCTGCAGAAGGCTGGCCTGGTGATCTCGGCCATCACCCAGCGCGAGAAGCTCACCGAGATCGTCGAGCTGCCGCGCCAGGTGCACCCCTGGTTCGTCGGCGTGCAGTTCCACCCCGAGTTCAAGTCCACCCCCTGGGATGGGCATCCGCTGTTCAACAGCTACATCAAGGCCGCGCTGGACCACCAGGCCGCGCGCGCCAAGGCCTGA
- the kdsA gene encoding 3-deoxy-8-phosphooctulonate synthase: MQLCGFEVGLDKPFFLIAGPCVIESEQLQMDVAGRLKEITSALGIPFIFKSSYDKANRSSGSSPRGPGMEKGLEILAKVRKELGVPVLTDVHTEAEVPAVAAVVDVLQTPAFLCRQTDFIRTVAQCGKPVNIKKGQFLAPHDMKNVIQKARDAAREAGLTEDRFMACERGASFGYNNLVSDMRSLAIMRETQAPVVFDVTHSVQLPGGQGTSSGGQREFVPVLARAGVAVGVAGLFMETHPDPAHAMSDGPNAVPLHHMKALLEQLVALDRVVKTQPLLENDFSC; the protein is encoded by the coding sequence ATGCAACTCTGCGGATTCGAGGTCGGTCTCGACAAGCCCTTCTTCCTGATCGCCGGTCCCTGCGTGATCGAGAGCGAGCAGTTGCAGATGGACGTGGCCGGCCGCCTGAAGGAGATCACCTCGGCGCTGGGCATCCCCTTCATCTTCAAGAGCAGCTACGACAAGGCCAACCGCTCCTCCGGCAGCTCGCCCCGCGGCCCGGGCATGGAGAAGGGCCTGGAGATCCTGGCCAAGGTCCGCAAGGAGCTGGGCGTGCCGGTGCTGACCGACGTGCACACCGAGGCCGAGGTGCCGGCCGTGGCCGCCGTGGTGGATGTGCTGCAGACGCCGGCCTTCCTGTGCCGGCAGACCGATTTCATCCGCACCGTCGCCCAGTGCGGCAAGCCGGTGAACATCAAGAAGGGCCAGTTCCTCGCGCCGCACGACATGAAGAACGTGATCCAGAAGGCACGGGACGCGGCTCGCGAGGCCGGCCTGACCGAGGACCGTTTCATGGCCTGCGAGCGCGGCGCCAGCTTCGGCTACAACAACCTCGTCTCCGACATGCGCAGCCTGGCGATCATGCGCGAGACGCAGGCGCCGGTGGTGTTCGACGTGACCCATTCGGTGCAACTGCCCGGTGGCCAGGGCACCAGCTCGGGCGGCCAGCGCGAGTTCGTGCCGGTGCTGGCCCGTGCCGGCGTGGCCGTCGGCGTGGCCGGGCTGTTCATGGAGACGCACCCGGACCCGGCCCATGCGATGTCGGACGGCCCCAACGCCGTGCCGCTGCACCACATGAAGGCCCTGCTGGAGCAGCTGGTGGCCCTGGACCGCGTGGTCAAGACCCAGCCTCTGCTCGAGAACGATTTCAGCTGCTGA
- the eno gene encoding phosphopyruvate hydratase, translated as MSAIVDIVGREVLDSRGNPTVECDVLLESGTMGRAAVPSGASTGSREAIELRDGDKSRYLGKGVLKAVNNINTEISEAVLGLDASEQAFLDKTLIDLDGTENKSRLGANAMLAVSMAVARAAAEESGLPLYRYFGGMGAVQLPVPMMNVINGGAHANNSLDLQEFMIIPVGAPTFREALRYGAEVFHALKKLVDAKGMSTTVGDEGGFAPSLPSHEAAIQLILEAIDKAGYTAGSQIAIGLDCAASEFYKDGKYHLEGEGLQLTAAEWTDILATWCDKYPIISIEDGMHEGDWEGWKHLTERLGKKVQLVGDDLFVTNTKILKEGIDKGIANSILIKINQIGTLSETFAAIEMAKRANYTAVVSHRSGETEDSTIADIAVGLNAGQIKTGSLSRSDRMAKYNQLLRIEEDLGDVAVYPGRSAFYNLR; from the coding sequence ATGAGCGCCATCGTTGACATCGTCGGCCGCGAAGTGCTGGACAGCCGCGGCAACCCCACCGTCGAGTGCGACGTGCTGCTGGAAAGCGGCACCATGGGCCGCGCCGCCGTGCCCTCGGGTGCCTCCACCGGTTCGCGCGAAGCCATCGAGCTGCGCGATGGCGACAAGAGCCGCTACCTGGGCAAGGGCGTGCTCAAGGCCGTCAACAACATCAACACCGAGATCAGCGAAGCCGTGCTGGGCCTGGACGCCTCCGAACAGGCCTTCCTGGACAAGACCCTGATCGACCTGGACGGCACCGAGAACAAGAGCCGCCTGGGCGCCAACGCCATGCTGGCCGTCTCGATGGCCGTGGCCCGCGCCGCCGCCGAGGAATCCGGCCTGCCCCTGTACCGCTACTTCGGCGGCATGGGCGCGGTGCAGCTGCCCGTGCCGATGATGAACGTCATCAACGGCGGCGCCCACGCCAACAACAGCCTGGACCTCCAGGAATTCATGATCATCCCGGTGGGGGCCCCGACCTTCCGCGAAGCCCTGCGCTACGGCGCCGAGGTCTTCCACGCGCTGAAGAAGCTGGTCGACGCCAAGGGCATGAGCACCACCGTCGGCGATGAAGGCGGCTTCGCCCCCAGCCTGCCCAGCCACGAGGCGGCCATCCAGCTGATCCTGGAAGCCATCGACAAGGCCGGCTACACCGCTGGCAGCCAGATCGCCATCGGCCTGGACTGCGCCGCCAGCGAGTTCTACAAGGACGGCAAGTACCACCTGGAAGGCGAGGGCCTGCAACTGACCGCCGCCGAGTGGACCGACATCCTGGCCACCTGGTGCGACAAGTACCCGATCATCTCGATCGAGGACGGCATGCACGAAGGCGACTGGGAAGGCTGGAAGCACCTGACCGAGCGCCTGGGCAAGAAGGTCCAGCTGGTGGGCGACGACCTGTTCGTCACCAACACCAAGATCCTGAAGGAAGGCATCGACAAGGGCATCGCCAACTCGATCCTCATCAAGATCAACCAGATCGGCACGCTGAGCGAGACCTTCGCCGCGATCGAGATGGCCAAGCGCGCCAACTACACGGCCGTGGTGTCGCACCGCTCCGGCGAGACCGAGGACAGCACCATCGCCGACATCGCCGTTGGCCTGAACGCCGGCCAGATCAAGACCGGCTCGCTGTCGCGCTCGGACCGCATGGCCAAGTACAACCAGCTGCTGCGCATCGAGGAAGACCTGGGCG